The DNA region ATTCTGCATGAGTAGCCtctgtggtggtggttttttgttggtttttaaatagtcaccattgggatccctgggtggcgcagcggtttggtgcctgcctttggcccagggcgtgatcctggagacccaggatcaaatcccacgtcaggctcccggtgcatggagcctgcttctccctctgcctgtgtctctgcctctctctctctctgtgtgactatcataaaaaaaaaaaaaaaaaaaaaaaagtcaccattaGACTCACCCCTATATGCTAAAAACTGAGAGGAAGTAAAAGTCATGGTTTCTGCTTTATGTGGGAAAGacaaagtaacatttttaaaaaattaaggataatttaaaagaaagttaaaatagtGTCAAATGTAACTAACCTCAAATAGTCTGTTGTAATAGCCTAAAGCATTAAGCATAAGGAGTCCTGGCTTCCACTCCTGTCCTTACTAAGTGTATGACCTTGAGAAAAATTAGTTAAACAGGAGCTTATTTGCTCTCCTGTAAAAATGAGGCTAATACTCACCCTGCCAGTCTTCACAGGGTCCTGATAAACGTAAGTGACCAAACATACAAGTGCTTACGATAGAAACTAGAGTTTCTGACTATTAACCCCCCAGTGGCACATAACTGGTACCATATAAACATCTGTTGACCAATGAGAGGGAATTTCTAAATTGTAAAGCACAGTGTAGATCTAAAGGATGTCGAGTAACTGATAGAAGATAAGGTAGGGCAGGAGACTTTGAGAGTAAAGATTTGTGATTCTTACATGAATTAGTATATGAATTagcaaaagaagaaactatatccttcaaaatataacatttcaaatatcaaagaaaatttatgtaaatattgagCTAAAATTAGTAGCATTTGCTGTTTGGAAATTGGCActgatttaaaaatgtcaaatgctGATGATGTTAATAGCCAGGTTAATATCCTTTTGAGACTTAAGATagaagggtttgttttttttctttcttgagtgCTAGAAGGATTTGAGGTTATCTAAAGTATTCATAACCATGGGTCACAGCTCTAAGGATAGTTTGAACTCTTGAAACCAGACAGGAAAAAGACATCTTGTGAGATTTCTAGAATGattttggttttcaaatttgCATTCCTTATAATGCTCAACAGACAGGATGTAATTTTCCCTTTGCTAATTGGTGCCTAAAGGAAAATCTAGAACTTGATGATAGAATTAAGAGTTATGAAATATCAGCTTTTAGTTTAGAATactaaaatggaaggaaatgatcTTCTGCCCTGAATACTACTGATAACATTAATTCTGGATTCTAATAAAAGCACCACACTGTTTCTGAAGACCGTTATTTTAACTCCTTAAAAATTTTTCCTAGACCTATCCTGTTTGATTCATTCAACCCAAACACAGTTTTGGCTGTTAAGGAAACCTATGCCCCTGGCCTTTGCCTTCTAGTTTTTGTATCCCCAACAAGTAGATTCAAATAGATTATACCACTGGACTCCAAGGTAGCCTTGAGCAAGCATCTCCTCCTTTCCAGAAGTCTAGACCTCTACTAGGACCAGCTTTTGAGGAAAATAAGGACAGTAGCAGAGATCCCTGAACCCATGGTCTTTCTGGGAAAGAATGGCCTGGGTCCTGCTGGCTAGCTGGGCTCATCAGTAGGGCTACATAGCTTCAATTCCTGTACCACTGCTGAGGCTGCCAGGTGCCTGAGAAACATTCTTATCTGAGGAATTGGTTACCAATGCCCTCAGACTGGGAAAGTGAAGATAAGCTGTGGGTAATACCCcccatattttaagatttataggATGGTATGGGAGAACAGGTTAATGAAGAGGACAGGTTTTCCGCCAAAACTGCTAACATCTAATCTGACTGCCCCTTGCAGAATTAAGTGAAAGCATTTACAGAAAGTATGCATCATGGGTATCAGCTGTGCCTCCAGAAGTAGAGTGGGATGTGGGGGGACCTCTGGGCTGACTTGGGTACAAGAAATGCAGCTCACAGGTCCTTCCCCAGTGTCTCCATGGGCTGATGGGTTAGTTGGTGTTTTCATTCCTGTCCCTAAGGGACACACAAAGCCCCATGTATTAATTACCAGTTAGAAAAACCAGTATTAAAACCATGTATTAAAAACCAGTTTCTCTGGGTTTCAGTGACTTCTCCTGAGACAGCTTCAGGGGATGATGTGATGATGATCTCATGGTTTTTTTCCACTGCCAGTGCCTTTAACTCCCTAAAGGATCTCCAGCCTTTGTCTGAATTACATAAATAAAGCTGCTCTAATTGCTAAAGCCCAGAGCTTTTTCACTTGAgtgtttgctcattttaaaatgtatgtttggtgtgcatacaaaataatgaacattATAAAAGTGAAGCACCACCAGTAGGAAGAATCTGCACTCACCCTGCAATTATAGCCTGTTGTGCATGCTTCTCTTTTACCATGCCAACACAAAGAACTGTAAactttatatacatttgtatttttccttttttactaaaGTGAGattgtacatataaatatatacacacacatatattattttttgctcATAATATAATAGACATCACTCCAGGTCAGTAACTATAGATGAAAAATTAACAGCCTAATACTCTATAGAATGGATTTTCTGTTCTTCTATAGGTAGACAATTAGTGTtcccttttttgcctttttcacatttttatgtgtTCTATGAGGTATTCTCCAAAGTAGTATTAGGTTAAAACATCTGTATTTTGGGgccactgggtagctcagtcaattaagtgactgcctttggctctggtcatgatcctgggatcttgggttCAAGCTCCAGCATCAAGCTTCTtgctcctcagggagtctgcttctctctctctccctctgcccctgcccactacttgccctctctctctctcataaataaaatctttaaacacacacacacacaaaaaccctgtatttttattgtcatatttTCTAACTAACACTTAGTAATTCACATTCCCATTAGTAACATACGAATGTACATGTACCtgtctcccctcttccttcctagGACGTCAGCTGTTTGTCTAGATGGCCATGggcttttttgcttttgaaatcagAGACCTTTACTAGGTTTTATCTCCTTGTCAATCATTCTTTGTCAgtgttcccccccacccccgccccgggacaCTGCACttcttattctttaaaatctttttttttttttttcagtattttcttgaTTATATCTTGTAATCTTTGTTCAGTTTTGGGGGTTCTTTTTCAGAATCTCAATTATGTCTGTGTTGACTTCCCTTTGCCTGACTTAgccttgtcattttctttctttgctcaccTTTCTCTATCCTGGCCTCCAGATTGTCATATTTTCAGCTTCTTCTTTGTTGTTTGCAACATGGCCTTTATTTccattatgctttttatttttttaaaagtttgagtagccacatttcaagtgctcagtaacCACATGTGCCTAGCAGCTACCATAATGACAGCACAGTTTGGGAAGAGGACTAAAGGCCTGGAGTTCTGTTGACTTGACTCCCTTATTCTCCACAGTTCTCCAACCCCCCAACGTATCTCTAGGGAAACGGAAGGCTCTGAAACAATCGGAAAGCCAATGTGATAGTAAAACCACTTCTGGAGGAGTTTCATGTAGAAATGACCACTGAGTTTATAAACTGTGCTGCCAAGTGTGCCCAGACTGTTTGCCCATACAAGGGGAttggctgggccctggggcacACAGCTAGAAAAGGATTACAAAATGCTGAAAACTATCAATTGAATAAGAAAGACTGTCAGAGGAACACATGTGTGGGCAGAAGTTGGTGGTCTTTCCCAAGCCTAGAGAAGGGGAGCTCCTGTGCCAGGAAGTGTCCACATCCAGTGTTATCCCAGGAGAAGGGATGATGAGATAGAGTCTATCTCAGATGGTCATagctcctctgccccaccccctaaTTTCCTGGGTTCTGAATCCAAGCATCTTCAAATGATGACTGGCTTCTTGAAGAGATTTCCCAAAGCAACAGAATGTACTCACTAGAGGATCCCACTATACAGTCTATTTGGCAGGTGTGTCCTTCACTCGAATTAATAACCTGGCATTGTGTTTAGAAATAAATCCCTTGCCAATTTTTCAGCCTGATTGCATTTTCAAAAACACCAACTAAATGGGATTTCTGAAAGCTGCAGAATGAAAGGAGACATTCGGGGCCATGCTGACTCCACTGAGGTACTGAGCTGGGACCTCCAAGTACCCAGGGTGTTTACCACCTCACTGGCCCACACTGAACTCAAGGAATGAGGGGATAAGCCTAAGAAATGTCTCCAAGACCAGACAAGAAGGATCTGTGACACTGGTAGGTACTACAGAAGACATTTCCTACTAGTACTACTCACTTCAAAAGGAACTGGTTAGTCCCTTCAAATTGTGTGGCTTTCTGCTGTTGCGTTATGGTGCCACCTCTTGGATGTAAATTGAAAATCtagcttcttaaaaattttagtctctagttacattttaaaaacctatagttgggggacatctgggtgtctcagtggttgagcatctgccttcggctcatgttgtgatcccagggtcttgggaatgagtcccacgtccagctccccacagggagcctgcttctccctctgcctttgtctctgcctctctgtatctttcatgaataggtaaacaaaatctttaaaaaataaaatcaaaaaaataaaaatctgtagtTGGGGTCAcaatgggtttttaaatttatattctgtATTACAGCTCAGGAAACTACTTAACCAAATCCCTGGAATCTataaaagggggagggagggtatGCTGGCAGCCCACAGCCCAGAGAACTGCCTCCTGAAGTCTAAGTTTTTAGCTGTTGGAACTTTAAACATTGCAAAGTTGCCACCTacatctgcttctccccaccccctagaCACCAAAGGAGTGGGGAGAAGCTGAGAGCTTTTGGAAAATAGCAGAGCTTTTCTGAGTGGCCTCTTTTCCTGCTGGAGGGGGTAACGTGGACATGAAGCCTAGAGCTGTTGCCTTTTTGCCTCTGTGAAGGAAGTGGGACCTAAGGATGAAACTGGCATTGCAAGCTAGTGAgtcaggggaaggaaagaaagggatccTTTATGACATTACTGAGCTGCTGCATCAGACTAATCCCTAAGTAAACCCTACCTCTGAACTTGCCAGGTATTGGGCAAATTCCTTTATTGTATAAGCCAGATAGAGCTGGGTTTCTCTTGTCAAGGAAAGCATCTTAACCGTGATCCaaaaaacataagtaaaatgCCTTTAGAGCTAACACATTGGAATGTATAGGGAAAGAGTAGGAAAAGTTTTGAAGCCAAGACCAGGTACTACAGAAGCACATTTGGAGGCGGTATGGCTTGATGGTTAGAAAAGAAGGCAGTGAGCATAACTCATGTTCTGTCGTTAGTGTTGGCTGTGATCTTGGGTAATCCAGGTGACTCTTGTCCTTGGTTCCTATCAACAGAGTAAGACTTGTACTAGATGACTGTTTCCCAGCTCTTTCACCATCAGTAGTTTTTATTATTGGTCCTTCTTggagattttgtatttttatttttttgagattttgtatttttaaacattttgtctaCCAGTACATTTTCTCACATACTTAGACAAAAGCACACATCAGCTTTGATTCTGATCAGCAAAGATAATGAACTTATTTATCTGCCCAAGTCACTATAATTTGCattggatatttaaaaacaaagtatttattaTTAGCTTCTGAAGCTTTAATGtagatatgatttaaaaaaatttttttttgtagatatgaTTTCTGATAGGCCTTTACAAATACTGAAAGTAGCTTCCAGGCCTGCTTCTTTTAAGGATCTTTGGAGATTCATAAGAACTACCAGTTTGAAGACTGTAAGTTACAATCCAATGAGGATGAAAATTCAGTGACTTCCCCAAAATACTTAACATTAAATTATAAGTCCTGATTACTATTTACTTTTTCACAAAATGCTccatagagttttaaaaagacaaaaaaagcatttttgtatttagataagccttttaaaatataaagtaagacCACAAAACAGTGTGACGGGTTTTCTTCTGTCACTTGTAAACTCTAGAGAAGGGAATCCTCAGAACACTGGAAGTGCTGTGGAAATAATCTTCATTTACAATCAGGATAAACTGCATTCAGCCAGGAGTCAAAGGGTCTTGGTTCTAGCTGCCATCCTGTACGATGTGATCCTGAACAAGTCTCTCAACTTCTGGAAGCCCCACCACAGGATGAAAGGGGCTTAAAGATCCCTTCCAGCTGTTCCTGTGTAGCGCGATGAGATTGGACTAATGTTCCAACCTCTCTGGGGTCAGGGATGTTAGAACCTGAATTGAACAgaagtacttttaaaattcctGCTTCTTTTTTGAgtcctattcttaattttttttcatattcttccatgcactgaaatatattttcctactTAACAGCCTCTTCACTAATAGCAATTTAAAAAGCTTCTCAAGAATGTATTTCTCATaacttgcttttatttcttctcgaCTTGTTGCTTTAATTTCTCCAAGATCTCTTCAGCAGTTGTGGATGCTAATAGCTTCACCACTTTTTCACGAGATTTACCACCCTggaccaaaaggaaaaaatggtgtCAGGATGACCCACTGAACATTTTAGTGCTATTAGAGACAGCAGAGCTCAGCTGCATCCATCACAGCTGTGTCTTTAGGGGGCTGCCACAGGTGGACTAAGCTATTGCTTTCTCTCGGTCATTTCTGGATTTCTGGTCTAACTGAAGATTCTCTTAGATTCCACCTTACTACTAATGTGTACAACTCTGCAGGGTTTTTACCTTCATACATAGATTTCTGTAATAAAAACTggcattaaaatttcaaaatgaagagaGTCCAGATGtagaatattgtatttttaagtacttctttgtttaaattaaaagtgaaaaattatttgtaaattacCAAACACTGGGGTTTTATATAAactttgtataaaaataattccaaatatagAACAAATTGCTGTTCTGTTACATATTTCtgaaaactccaaaaaaaaaaaaaaaaaagcacaaatgctGTAATtccacaaccaactgagcctagggtttcattttaaaacatccttTAAAGGAGGTAAGATCTGAGCAAGGATTATCTATAGGGGTAGAAGAGTGGGAAGTGCCTTTCAGGCAAATGTCAGAGTGTGTGCACCGACAGAGAATCAGAAATGACCTGCCACAGGCGGGAGATATATTGAGGGAAGTGGCCCAATGGGAGAAATTTTTAGATGCAGCCTTTTAACCAAAGACTCTGAATGCCCACTGGAACCTGATCTAAAGAGTGTATCTCTAGAAGCATAGTTGGATCTCACTCCTGCAAATAATGTTTCAGTAAGTCTAGAGTGATGCCCAGGAATGTGTGTTTCAGACATcattcccaggtgattctgatacccACACTTACAGAAAATTCGTAATACTAATGATTTCAtctggctttctctcttcctAAAGGAACCCTTTCAGATTTGTCAGTATAGTGATGACTTGAAGGAAGAGACAAGCAAGATCAATCTGACAGCAGGTACAGGGATACATGTAGAAAGAAAATGCTCGAAACGGTAGCTAAAGAACACGTACAGAACATGGTCAGTCCAAGTAAGGATCAGGGCATCAGGAATGAAGACTACACAAAACTCACACATTTTAGTGATTaaatgagagtttaaaaaaaaacctaatttttcAACTACTTGGAAAagaatccatttttataaaagaatggcTAATGTGTAATTATCGAAGCTGTTTCCAGAGAGAGAGACCTACCTTATCCAAAACCACATCACTCTTCCTGAGCTCCAGGACCTTGGAAAGGTACCGACAGAGCTCGGCATTAGCCTCTCCTTCTGATGGGGGAGCTGCGATGGCCACGCTCACGGCTTCTGCTGTCACGTCTGGAATGAAATCAGTGAGGACTGTATCCTTAAGGAGCAAGGATATTTTGTAAAAGGGTTTGCAgttgcctggcacagagtgggttTTTCACTGATAACTACTGCATGAAGAAATGAGCAAGTAAACTACTCCCACTTGAGGGAACATAAACATGATAAATATGCCTCCACCATTTCAGGAAACAAAGCCAGAGAAAACCGACATTTACCCTGCCCTGTGGACCAAGACAGGCCTAGTGTCCCGTGCCTTAGGCAACTAGAAATTGCCCAATTGATAGGAAGAGAGAGCCCCAAGGCAGGACCAGGAGCTGGGTGTGAATGGGCAAATTCACAGGTTCTGTCATCAGGAAAAGGAGTACTGAGCTAGATTGAGCTTATGTGGAATGCTTCTTAATGCTTTTATAATACAGCATTTAAACATTTACATAGCACTTGGCACAACCTAGTTCTAGTTCTCCATGGTTattctggagaaagagaaatatgtacTCAAAGGAGCTTGCAAGTGAGCATAAGCTGGTCCCCATGTGGGGTCACACAGCCATTTTCACAAACTTACACCCTGTCCACCTGAATGACGCGGCCACAGAATACACAAGCACTAGGTGGCACAACAGCCTACCTCCTGTCCTGTCACCAATTCCAGTTCTAAGATGTCCCCATTTTCCACACTTCAGTACCTTTCAAATGCACCTACTGTGTCTCTCAATAGGTGGGAAGAAAGCATTCATGTGGATTGTCTTGCCAGTACACAAAATACTTGTGTACCTCCTGGCTGATGGCACCTGGGATTTAATGACACATGACATATGCCGAAAGCAGACTGTTCACTGGGACTCCTCAGAAAACGCTGGCCACGGTGGGTGCAGCCCACACACAGCCAAGCTAATATGGCCACTAGCACAAATGAGGCCCAACACCGCAATCCTGAGAATTCTCAGGTCTTGTTTTCAaagtataaaaagagaaaagagaaagacccTCACAACAATTCAGATCAATGGTCCTCAAACTTCTTTCCCCACCTAGAATAccatccccaaccccacccccacacaaGTTCCCTTGGACTCCCAACATGTACAATAGATGGAAACACAGCTCCTCTGGAGCCCTGCCTGTTGACCGACCGGCGTCCCACCTAAGAGATCTCTGAGGCACCTTTGGGCTCCAGGGAACGGACTGAAAGCCTCTTAGTCCAGTACCCCACCCCACAGAGAGAACTGGGCCCAGACCAGAGCTCTCAGATACCAggttttcccttcctccttgggTCGATGGTCATTAAACTCAACCAattgtctcttctctctttctctggccaATGCCTCTAGCTCTGAAATAGGACAAACTAGTTAATTCTAGGCTACCCATCTGTCTACatgtgctctttctaaaataccGTATTTTAGAAAGCATACTTGGTATGCTTTCAGCATCGTATGTTCACTTTTGACACTGGATTTACACCTTTACATTAgaatctagaattttaaaatggggAAGCGTCTAATCCCACGTGCGAGAAGTAGACCAACTGGACGGATCAACTCTGAGCtaccccaggcagagggaggatggagggggCCCCCGTGACTCCCACCTCATGTCCACATATACCTGTCACAGCGTTTTGTTTGGACCCTGGCTTGGCGCGGATGGCTATGGTGACACTACCTCTGGGATCCACCGTCACAGGGCCTAAGGAAGGAGGTGGTCTCTCTGGCTCCTGGCTCTTCCCCTAGAACGACAACCACCACTCGACAACTTGACGGGCTAGAGGATACCTTCCCACACGTGTGGCTCCCTTTCGCGTTAACCAAGACGAGCCAGTCGCGCGCGGGGATTTCTGGCCACCGGGAGAGGTTTCCCAAGCGTTGGGAATCAGTTCTCCACGAAGCCCTCCGATCCGCCCGATCGGCCCGGGCTCCCCGTCCTCGCACCTCCGCAGCACGCGCTGACCAACGCCGCGAGCCACCGGGCCGGAGGTGTGCGTCCGGGGGAGCGGAGGGGACGGGAGCCGTGCCACAGCCGCCGGCTCCAGTCACCGGCCAGAGGGCGGCGGAAGGCCGCAgcagcccccgcgccccgcctctCTCCCGCgcgcctccccccctccccctgccacggGGCTCGCACTGGCCTTGTTCGTCGCACCAGCCTTCTTGGGCATCTCGGCGCCCAGGGGGAGCCCCGCGGAGGCTCGCGCCCCGCGTGCCGACAGGAGCCGCCTCAGCCCGCGGCCCAGCCGCAGCATCCCCGCGGGGGAGCCGGGCGGCGGCGGAGCGGCGCCGGAAGAGCCCTCTGCGCCTGCGCACGCGGCGGGCGGGAGCGGCCTGGCAGCCTCGCGCCCCCGCTCCGGCTCGAGGGCGACCCCGCGGCCGGCGGGAGCGTGGCGGCTCGTCCCGGAAGGCTGGAGAGCTGGGCCGGGATCCGTCCGGGCAGTGACGGCCCTACCCCTACCGCACCCCTCGCCGCACCCAGCCGGGAGGAAGGCCGTGCTACCGCTGGTCTTCTCTGCTCTCGCGAGTAAAGGGTCGCAGTGAGCGGCGCGGCTAGCCCAGGGCCAGGAGCCCCCGCCCGGTGCCGGCGCCGAGGGCCGCCCGCTGTCCAGGACAGGAAGTGCCATTCTGACGTGCGGAACGGCAGGAGACGAAGCTGGAGG from Canis lupus dingo isolate Sandy chromosome 3, ASM325472v2, whole genome shotgun sequence includes:
- the C3H15orf40 gene encoding UPF0235 protein C15orf40 homolog isoform X1; amino-acid sequence: MLRLGRGLRRLLSARGARASAGLPLGAEMPKKAGATNKGKSQEPERPPPSLGPVTVDPRGSVTIAIRAKPGSKQNAVTDVTAEAVSVAIAAPPSEGEANAELCRYLSKVLELRKSDVVLDKGGKSREKVVKLLASTTAEEILEKLKQQVEKK
- the C3H15orf40 gene encoding UPF0235 protein C15orf40 homolog isoform X2 — translated: MALPVLDSGRPSAPAPGGGSWPWASRAAHCDPLLARAEKTSGSTAFLPAGCGEGCGRGRAVTARTDPGPALQPSGTSRHAPAGRGVALEPERGREAARPLPPAACAGAEGSSGAAPPPPGSPAGMLRLGRGLRRLLSARGARASAGLPLGAEMPKKAGATNKT